The following are from one region of the Pirellulales bacterium genome:
- a CDS encoding alpha/beta fold hydrolase — protein MATFVLIHGMWHGAWCWEKVTPLLHAAGHEVHTVTLTGVGERAHLHYPDIDMHTHIQDVVSVLEYEDLHNVILVGHSLAGFMTRGVAERVPERVAQIISLDGRIPESGDPFKTVWPDIWTELCQRAHANGDDEWSSPDSERTFGVTGADLKWMMSKLTPHPLKTWETPLSFTNPAARCIPRVFIHCTAGISPKDLASEQKDCVKKGWQYRKLLTGHDAMITAPKELTELLLEFI, from the coding sequence ATGGCTACGTTCGTTCTAATTCATGGTATGTGGCACGGCGCGTGGTGCTGGGAAAAAGTCACACCACTTTTGCACGCAGCTGGGCATGAAGTCCATACCGTCACACTCACGGGCGTTGGCGAGCGTGCCCATTTGCATTATCCCGACATTGATATGCACACGCACATTCAGGATGTCGTCAGCGTCCTGGAATATGAAGATTTGCATAACGTGATTCTCGTCGGTCATAGCCTGGCTGGTTTTATGACGCGCGGCGTTGCAGAGCGCGTACCCGAACGCGTCGCGCAGATCATTAGCCTCGATGGACGCATTCCAGAGAGTGGAGACCCGTTCAAAACCGTGTGGCCGGATATATGGACTGAACTGTGCCAACGCGCCCATGCCAATGGCGATGACGAGTGGTCGTCTCCGGATTCTGAACGGACTTTCGGCGTGACCGGCGCCGACCTTAAATGGATGATGTCCAAATTGACCCCGCATCCGCTGAAGACCTGGGAAACGCCATTATCGTTCACCAATCCAGCGGCCCGTTGCATCCCGCGTGTCTTCATTCACTGTACCGCAGGCATCTCGCCAAAGGACCTAGCCAGCGAACAGAAGGACTGCGTTAAGAAGGGTTGGCAATATCGCAAACTGTTGACCGGGCATGACGCCATGATTACTGCACCGAAAGAATTGACCGAGTTACTGCTCGAATTCATCTAG
- a CDS encoding DUF1622 domain-containing protein — MHQLTHFGGLFAQALDAQTISTTGLINSLVPLVGLVGVCVMLWGAYGAVVRQIATETSLARGQTPTADAQLARPPFAHYLSLGLEFMIAAAAIKTLVTPDLQQVGVLGGMVISRAVVGLYPRWEKGKFALSAGEPEAASRLAVAADSGDPVASLPRAETLVDAALRQTSTATTGVPR; from the coding sequence ATGCACCAACTAACTCATTTCGGCGGGCTGTTCGCCCAGGCATTGGACGCCCAAACCATTTCGACCACCGGCTTGATCAATTCCCTGGTCCCGCTCGTGGGATTGGTTGGCGTGTGCGTCATGCTGTGGGGAGCATATGGCGCCGTGGTGCGGCAAATTGCCACCGAGACATCGCTGGCGCGCGGCCAGACACCGACCGCCGATGCACAATTGGCTCGCCCGCCGTTTGCCCACTATTTGTCGCTGGGGCTGGAGTTCATGATCGCAGCCGCGGCGATCAAGACGCTCGTCACGCCGGACCTGCAGCAGGTGGGCGTGCTGGGTGGAATGGTAATCAGCCGCGCGGTCGTGGGTCTCTACCCGCGCTGGGAAAAGGGAAAGTTCGCTTTGTCGGCTGGTGAACCGGAAGCCGCCAGCAGATTGGCCGTAGCGGCCGACAGCGGCGACCCGGTCGCCAGCCTGCCCCGCGCCGAAACACTGGTCGACGCCGCTTTGCGTCAAACATCCACGGCGACGACCGGCGTTCCTCGTTAG
- a CDS encoding redoxin domain-containing protein gives MRLRYLAWMTAGGAAALMLCLWSTAGSLQRSFAGGQDDAGPTLISRDERHYVTPNQLATSGEAAGRQVMRGAMLASDGRQVGWDDLSAGRPMVVVFIKDGCPCSIEFEPYFHRLARAFAKHVQFVGVIDGAADVASAYVAANDVPYPVLADSDRSLIRDFAAKNAAYVALVSADGVVDTMWPGCSAEMMQDLARQITARAGIHEQPVDFAGMPGPLTTGCPFRE, from the coding sequence GTGCGGCTGCGTTACCTGGCATGGATGACGGCGGGCGGGGCGGCGGCGCTAATGCTCTGCCTGTGGAGTACCGCCGGCAGCTTGCAGCGTTCGTTTGCCGGCGGCCAGGATGATGCTGGGCCCACCCTTATTTCGCGCGACGAGCGGCATTACGTCACGCCGAACCAGCTGGCAACGTCGGGCGAGGCAGCCGGCCGGCAAGTGATGCGCGGTGCCATGCTGGCGTCGGATGGTCGGCAAGTGGGTTGGGACGACCTCAGCGCCGGGCGCCCGATGGTGGTTGTCTTTATCAAGGACGGCTGCCCGTGCAGCATCGAGTTCGAGCCGTACTTTCATCGCTTGGCCCGTGCCTTTGCGAAACATGTCCAGTTTGTAGGCGTGATTGACGGCGCCGCCGACGTGGCGAGCGCCTATGTCGCGGCCAACGATGTTCCCTACCCAGTGCTGGCCGACTCAGATCGGTCACTGATCCGCGATTTTGCCGCCAAGAACGCCGCCTACGTGGCATTGGTCTCGGCCGATGGCGTCGTCGACACGATGTGGCCAGGTTGCTCGGCGGAAATGATGCAGGATCTAGCCCGCCAGATTACGGCCCGCGCCGGAATCCACGAGCAGCCCGTCGACTTTGCGGGCATGCCGGGCCCACTGACGACGGGCTGTCCCTTTCGAGAGTGA
- a CDS encoding ABC transporter permease has protein sequence MSFRWLFARLAVQNLSRRRGRAFLMALAVAVGGGAVFAAVVVRQGLAESARLGLARMGADVLVVPRDATTNITAALLTVEPSTQTLPASVVDTLAQLPGVVDVAPQRYHTLTAGAGGHDSEDLIAFDPTHDFTIIPWLTDRLDRPLAVGDVLIGARRAERVGSEINLFGRSFTVYGKLALTGVGPFERSLFASFQTFATVAQAARQTTSRAILDAETDKYSGVLVQLAAGTSVEQFRFAAARLPDIKIVPANALSMSVRRGLATILSAAVVLTMLILLSTALMVAAMYSGLLVERRRELGLFLAIGLRPRDLERMILAEAALTTGCGGVAGVLLGVAALLAFRRSLGYYFERLQVPFVLPTLGSVAVAAMVAILLAGIVGACGALIPARRVARGEPYDLVRGEA, from the coding sequence ATGAGCTTTCGCTGGCTGTTTGCTCGACTCGCCGTGCAGAATCTTAGCCGCCGGCGCGGCCGAGCCTTCTTGATGGCGTTGGCTGTCGCCGTGGGAGGTGGCGCCGTCTTCGCCGCCGTGGTTGTGCGGCAGGGACTTGCCGAAAGTGCCCGGCTCGGCCTGGCGCGGATGGGAGCCGACGTGTTGGTCGTCCCGCGAGATGCCACGACTAACATCACCGCGGCACTATTAACCGTTGAACCGTCGACGCAGACGTTGCCCGCCAGCGTGGTCGACACGCTGGCCCAACTGCCCGGCGTCGTTGACGTGGCACCGCAGCGCTATCACACGCTGACCGCGGGAGCTGGTGGGCACGATTCCGAAGACCTGATCGCTTTCGATCCGACCCACGATTTCACAATCATTCCCTGGCTGACCGATCGGCTCGACCGCCCTTTGGCCGTGGGGGACGTACTGATCGGTGCCCGGCGCGCCGAGCGGGTGGGAAGCGAAATCAATCTCTTCGGCCGCTCGTTCACGGTCTATGGAAAATTAGCTTTGACAGGCGTCGGGCCTTTCGAGCGATCGTTGTTTGCCAGCTTTCAAACTTTTGCCACCGTGGCCCAGGCCGCGCGGCAGACGACCAGCCGCGCGATCCTCGACGCCGAGACCGACAAATACTCGGGCGTGCTCGTGCAACTTGCGGCAGGCACGTCGGTCGAGCAGTTTCGTTTTGCCGCGGCCCGCCTGCCGGACATCAAGATCGTGCCCGCCAATGCCTTGTCGATGTCGGTGCGTCGTGGGCTGGCGACCATCCTCTCGGCAGCCGTGGTGCTGACGATGTTGATTTTGCTCAGCACGGCACTGATGGTCGCGGCGATGTATTCCGGCCTGCTCGTCGAGCGTCGCCGGGAACTTGGCTTGTTCTTAGCCATTGGGCTGCGCCCGCGCGACCTGGAACGCATGATCCTGGCCGAGGCTGCCCTGACGACCGGTTGCGGCGGAGTGGCCGGCGTGCTGTTGGGCGTGGCGGCCTTGCTCGCGTTTCGCCGCTCGTTGGGTTATTACTTCGAACGCCTGCAAGTTCCTTTCGTGCTGCCGACGCTCGGTTCGGTCGCGGTCGCGGCGATGGTTGCCATTTTGCTGGCTGGCATTGTCGGCGCGTGCGGCGCATTGATCCCGGCGCGGCGCGTCGCGCGCGGGGAACCGTACGATCTTGTCCGCGGCGAGGCCTGA
- a CDS encoding IS4 family transposase translates to MSFSTHGRFSQQVRFLRRQFLQDGELPFTDVLSEGTVAQALAALSVVWLDRIYSPLVTLWIFLGQVLSQDHSCRAAVARLIAHRVSRGQRPCSAETGAYCQARKRLPEEFFSEVARQTGGALENSAKEQWLWKRRRVLAYDGSTVSMPDTAENQRAYPQPPQQKPGVGFPLARIAAFFSLSCGAVLDLAICSNAGKGHSELGMLRKLWDLLRPGDIMLADRYMCAWHEIFLLRQRGIDSVIRLRVHRHADFRRGRRLGKGDHIGEWPRPSIIRSIDWQSLKSLPEFLSIRETRVRVEQPGFRCRAIIVATTLLDADEVPASDLAELYRARWNAELDLRSLKQTMQMEILRCKTPELVRKEIWTHILAYNLIRTIIAQAASQHGVQPRSISFKGTVQTLEAFQPLIAFQGECNSAHRQSLYQKLLDAIAAHRVADRPDRFEPRQRKRRQKKYDRMMKPRHEIKRDILKGLR, encoded by the coding sequence ATGTCGTTTTCTACTCATGGACGATTTTCCCAACAAGTGCGTTTTTTGCGGCGTCAGTTCCTGCAGGACGGCGAACTGCCGTTCACCGATGTGCTGTCTGAAGGAACCGTGGCGCAAGCATTGGCAGCGTTGAGTGTCGTCTGGCTGGACCGGATTTATTCACCGCTCGTCACGCTGTGGATTTTCCTCGGCCAAGTGTTGAGCCAGGATCATTCCTGTCGCGCCGCTGTTGCTCGTTTGATCGCTCATCGCGTTTCCCGAGGACAGCGTCCCTGCTCGGCGGAAACGGGCGCCTACTGCCAGGCCAGGAAACGACTGCCAGAAGAGTTCTTTTCGGAAGTGGCTCGTCAAACAGGCGGTGCGTTAGAGAACAGCGCCAAGGAGCAGTGGCTTTGGAAACGTCGTCGCGTCCTGGCCTACGACGGCTCGACGGTGTCGATGCCGGATACCGCGGAAAACCAACGGGCTTATCCGCAACCCCCGCAACAGAAGCCAGGTGTTGGCTTTCCCCTGGCGCGCATCGCGGCATTCTTCTCTCTCTCGTGCGGAGCCGTGCTTGACTTGGCCATCTGCAGCAATGCGGGCAAGGGGCACAGCGAGTTGGGAATGCTACGCAAGCTGTGGGACCTCTTGCGTCCGGGCGACATCATGCTTGCCGACCGCTACATGTGCGCCTGGCACGAAATCTTCCTGCTCCGGCAGCGCGGCATCGACTCTGTCATCCGGCTCCGTGTCCATCGTCATGCCGACTTTCGGCGCGGCCGTCGGTTGGGCAAGGGCGATCACATCGGCGAGTGGCCAAGGCCCAGCATCATTCGTTCGATTGACTGGCAGTCCCTGAAGTCTCTTCCCGAGTTCCTCTCCATCCGAGAGACGCGCGTACGCGTCGAACAGCCCGGATTCCGCTGTCGAGCCATTATCGTCGCCACGACCTTGCTTGACGCGGACGAGGTTCCCGCGAGCGACCTCGCGGAACTCTACCGCGCTCGGTGGAACGCCGAACTCGACCTGCGGTCGCTCAAGCAAACGATGCAGATGGAAATCTTGCGCTGCAAGACACCAGAGCTCGTGCGCAAAGAAATCTGGACGCACATTCTGGCTTACAACCTCATCCGCACGATCATCGCTCAAGCGGCCAGCCAGCACGGTGTCCAGCCGCGTTCGATCAGCTTCAAGGGAACGGTCCAGACCCTGGAGGCGTTTCAACCGCTGATCGCCTTTCAAGGCGAATGCAACTCAGCGCACCGCCAAAGTCTCTACCAAAAGCTACTCGATGCCATTGCTGCCCACCGCGTTGCCGATCGACCCGATCGCTTCGAACCGCGGCAGAGAAAACGCAGACAAAAGAAATATGATCGCATGATGAAACCGAGGCACGAGATCAAACGCGATATCCTGAAAGGACTTCGATAG
- a CDS encoding PVC-type heme-binding CxxCH protein, whose translation MHGPLRTSKECSCCMVSVVVAFVLATCALVATAAATPPALLDGPLAPEEAVKAFAIAPGLRVELVAAEPLVDSPVAITFDERGRMFVAENRGYPNGPAAGEPPVGRISLLEDVDGDGRFEKRTTFADGLTFPNGVMAYDGGLIVTCAPDILFLCDTDGDGRADERRVWFTGFSTKGSTQLRVSHPTLSLDGWIYVTSGLTGGEVTCPAHAERPPLKFGRTDFRFRPDLSAYETCDGGGQFGLCFDDFGHRFICYNRVQVQHVVLASKYLRRNPHLAFSETVQDCPADLASEPLAGHGRAARLFPISANVTTADSHGGTFTAACSVFVWRGNSLPVAYRGGAFSCDPTGNLVHFDRLTPQGATFAARAMHDGEEFLASSDNWCRPVFLTAGPDGGLYICDMYRKTIEHPDYLPAEIRKQTDFDSGRGMGRIWRVVSDTLDAPQLAERRRQPAIPTSDDGWHRDTWWRARLAARDRQRNHQGLPGDQQQVDLSTLSHPAPVPGSAHDAAVAVTLLWSAEPANLSDEMLVTCLRHPLAAVREQALLVAEPRLARSPALVEALLPLGEDAEARVRFQWALTVGGLKDRRPIAPLAKLAVRDAEDRWLRAAVLSSIAGQDETFLQELLSKTDANGAGVISLYAEVGRMLGAGQPGTSWSALIAQMVNASTKADCRASLLAGFADALRSRGADPDGGSVLYAALRGDANELRGTRDKLDALIHSALQTSGDSACEIEHRLVALALLAHADYLTVGEPLLALVEPAQPADVQARAIRALAGMQDERIAAALLAAERFPSYSPALREEVLSAMLSGKQHLPGLMAAIESGTVPPGAIDSLRRRQLTEHADPALRERALRAFGTSQGTDRGKAYEDSKAVLALTADSEAGRAVFKKHCANCHRLDRDGFAVGPDLFGVRNQPKEALLLHILIPEFEITRGFSAYVVETKDGRTLTGLVASDTENSITLRQALGKEETVLREDIERLESSKLSLMPQEIEKAMTRQDLADLLSYLKGENVRDPLRN comes from the coding sequence ATGCACGGCCCACTGCGAACATCGAAAGAGTGCAGCTGCTGTATGGTGAGCGTGGTCGTCGCGTTCGTGCTGGCGACGTGCGCGCTCGTGGCTACCGCGGCCGCAACGCCACCGGCATTGTTGGACGGGCCCCTCGCGCCGGAAGAGGCCGTGAAAGCGTTTGCGATTGCGCCGGGCTTGCGCGTCGAACTGGTGGCGGCTGAACCGCTGGTCGATAGCCCGGTGGCGATAACGTTCGACGAGCGCGGCCGCATGTTTGTCGCCGAAAATCGTGGATACCCCAACGGCCCCGCCGCCGGCGAGCCCCCCGTCGGACGCATCTCGTTACTCGAAGATGTCGATGGCGATGGACGATTCGAGAAGCGCACGACTTTCGCCGACGGGCTGACCTTTCCCAATGGAGTTATGGCCTACGACGGCGGGCTGATCGTCACCTGCGCGCCCGACATTTTATTCTTGTGCGATACCGACGGCGACGGCCGGGCCGACGAGCGCCGTGTGTGGTTTACCGGATTCTCGACCAAGGGGAGCACGCAGTTGCGTGTCAGCCACCCCACGCTATCGCTCGATGGCTGGATCTATGTCACCAGCGGCTTGACAGGGGGCGAAGTCACGTGCCCTGCGCACGCAGAGCGTCCGCCGCTGAAATTCGGCCGGACCGATTTTCGTTTTCGGCCCGACCTGAGCGCTTACGAAACGTGCGATGGCGGCGGACAATTCGGGTTGTGCTTCGACGACTTCGGCCACCGCTTCATCTGCTACAACCGGGTGCAGGTGCAGCACGTGGTGTTGGCCAGTAAGTACCTGCGGCGCAACCCACACTTGGCCTTTTCCGAGACGGTGCAAGATTGTCCGGCCGATCTGGCCTCGGAGCCTTTGGCCGGGCATGGCCGCGCCGCGCGCTTGTTTCCGATCAGCGCCAACGTGACGACCGCCGACTCGCATGGCGGAACATTTACGGCGGCCTGCAGCGTCTTCGTGTGGCGCGGGAACAGTTTGCCGGTGGCATATCGCGGCGGAGCTTTTTCCTGCGATCCCACTGGCAATCTGGTGCATTTCGATCGTCTGACACCGCAAGGAGCGACATTTGCCGCCCGTGCGATGCACGACGGTGAAGAATTCCTGGCCAGCAGCGACAATTGGTGCCGGCCCGTATTCCTAACGGCCGGACCCGACGGCGGGCTGTACATCTGCGACATGTACCGCAAGACGATCGAACACCCAGACTATTTGCCGGCCGAAATCCGCAAGCAAACCGATTTCGACAGCGGCCGCGGCATGGGGCGCATTTGGCGCGTGGTGAGCGACACGCTCGACGCGCCGCAGCTTGCCGAGCGCCGCCGGCAGCCGGCCATACCTACAAGCGATGATGGCTGGCACCGCGATACCTGGTGGCGCGCGCGGCTGGCAGCGCGCGATCGCCAGCGCAACCATCAAGGATTGCCCGGCGACCAGCAGCAGGTCGACCTCTCGACGTTGAGCCACCCGGCCCCTGTGCCGGGCAGTGCGCACGATGCGGCCGTGGCGGTGACGCTTTTGTGGTCGGCCGAACCGGCTAACCTGTCCGACGAGATGTTGGTGACCTGCTTACGTCACCCCCTGGCGGCGGTGCGCGAGCAGGCCTTGCTAGTGGCCGAACCGCGCCTGGCGCGTTCGCCCGCGCTGGTCGAGGCGCTATTGCCATTGGGAGAAGACGCCGAAGCGCGAGTTCGCTTTCAATGGGCGCTCACCGTGGGAGGATTGAAGGACCGACGACCGATCGCGCCGCTGGCCAAGTTAGCTGTCCGCGATGCCGAGGATCGGTGGTTGCGGGCGGCCGTGCTCAGTTCGATCGCGGGTCAAGACGAGACGTTCTTGCAAGAGTTACTGTCAAAAACCGATGCAAACGGTGCGGGCGTCATCTCGCTGTACGCGGAAGTCGGACGAATGCTCGGTGCGGGTCAGCCCGGCACAAGCTGGTCCGCGCTCATCGCCCAGATGGTCAATGCCAGCACAAAAGCGGATTGCCGCGCGTCGTTGCTGGCTGGCTTTGCCGACGCGCTGCGCAGCCGCGGTGCAGATCCAGACGGCGGCTCCGTGCTGTACGCCGCACTGCGCGGCGACGCGAATGAGCTACGCGGCACGCGCGACAAACTCGATGCCCTGATTCACTCCGCGTTGCAGACGTCCGGCGACTCCGCCTGCGAAATAGAACATCGTTTGGTGGCGCTCGCGCTACTGGCCCATGCCGACTACCTGACGGTGGGCGAGCCGCTGCTGGCGCTTGTCGAGCCGGCGCAACCGGCAGACGTGCAAGCCCGGGCGATCCGCGCCTTGGCCGGCATGCAGGACGAGCGGATCGCGGCGGCGTTGCTCGCGGCCGAGCGCTTTCCCAGCTACTCGCCCGCGCTGCGCGAAGAAGTATTGTCGGCTATGCTGTCGGGCAAGCAACATTTGCCGGGGCTGATGGCTGCGATCGAGTCGGGCACGGTCCCGCCAGGCGCCATCGATTCGTTGCGCCGCCGCCAACTGACCGAGCACGCCGACCCGGCGCTGCGCGAACGCGCCTTACGCGCCTTCGGCACGTCGCAAGGGACCGATCGCGGCAAAGCGTACGAGGATTCCAAAGCGGTACTCGCCTTAACGGCAGATTCCGAGGCAGGCCGGGCCGTGTTCAAAAAGCATTGCGCCAACTGCCATCGGCTGGATCGCGATGGATTTGCCGTCGGGCCCGATCTATTCGGCGTCCGCAACCAGCCGAAAGAAGCACTGTTGTTACACATTCTGATCCCCGAGTTCGAAATCACGCGCGGCTTCTCGGCCTATGTCGTGGAAACCAAAGACGGGCGCACGCTCACGGGGCTCGTAGCCAGCGATACGGAAAACAGCATCACGCTGCGGCAAGCGCTCGGTAAGGAAGAGACCGTGCTGCGTGAAGACATCGAGCGGCTGGAGTCAAGCAAGCTTTCGCTGATGCCCCAGGAGATCGAAAAAGCCATGACCCGGCAAGATCTGGCGGATCTGCTGTCGTATCTCAAGGGAGAGAATGTGCGCGATCCGCTGCGAAATTGA
- a CDS encoding ATP-binding cassette domain-containing protein codes for MLQAQSLSKIYRTPRGDITALANLDLALARGQSLAVCGRSGSGKSTLLAIIGGLCRPTSGNVQVDGADILSLPPHKLADFRGRSVGFVFQFASLLSNLRAIDNVALPGLIGHEENYAAVYERATTLLQRVGLADRWDAYPAELSGGQQRRVAIARAMINRPPLLLADEPTSDLDEETEREVFSLLLDMHRAHNTTLLLVTHNMALAEQTEQVMYLDGGRIACAPHVGLLRKRDVAPALNVAAAPYTAVQDPAAHALNVETVAAAVAPSGPALVPQPAHTAGTAEQTVPLGAGLGRFLADFAVWAVAIALCLMAVNYGAALVQRRSIVREQVERRAAEDLALQSLRADLDNVEQNEDGSYELTIFLASLDQKRELYVMGPSLRAFVQVDRSWQAIPIAAADQQADQVTKIDEKRLFRFTFRPNVASFDQLIKGYLHIRFINSMIVAEQPEPSSDVFDRTDDYYIYLRAPGVSDDEVRQANRWSDTTLVPRWIPMKAH; via the coding sequence GTGCTGCAAGCGCAATCGCTATCCAAAATCTATCGGACGCCCCGCGGCGACATCACGGCCCTGGCCAACTTGGACCTGGCACTGGCGCGCGGGCAATCGTTGGCCGTGTGCGGACGATCCGGCTCGGGCAAGTCGACGCTGTTGGCGATTATCGGCGGACTGTGCCGCCCGACCAGCGGTAACGTGCAGGTCGACGGCGCTGACATATTGTCTTTGCCGCCGCACAAGCTGGCCGACTTTCGCGGCCGCTCGGTCGGCTTTGTCTTTCAATTCGCCAGCCTGCTCTCGAACCTTCGCGCAATCGACAATGTGGCGCTGCCGGGTCTCATCGGTCATGAAGAAAACTATGCGGCGGTGTACGAGCGCGCGACGACATTATTACAGAGAGTGGGGCTGGCCGACCGTTGGGATGCCTATCCTGCCGAGTTGTCCGGTGGACAACAGCGACGCGTCGCGATCGCCCGGGCCATGATCAACCGGCCGCCGCTGCTGTTGGCCGACGAGCCGACCAGTGACCTCGACGAGGAGACCGAACGCGAGGTTTTCTCGCTGCTGCTCGACATGCACCGCGCGCACAACACGACCCTGCTGCTGGTCACGCACAACATGGCACTTGCCGAGCAGACCGAGCAGGTCATGTACTTGGATGGCGGGCGCATTGCCTGTGCGCCGCATGTTGGCTTGCTGCGAAAACGCGATGTCGCACCGGCGCTCAACGTGGCGGCAGCGCCCTACACCGCGGTGCAGGATCCGGCAGCGCACGCTTTGAACGTGGAGACAGTAGCTGCGGCTGTTGCGCCATCCGGTCCCGCGCTCGTTCCGCAACCGGCGCACACGGCTGGCACGGCGGAACAAACCGTGCCGCTCGGTGCAGGTCTCGGTAGGTTTCTGGCCGACTTTGCTGTTTGGGCCGTGGCGATCGCCCTCTGCCTCATGGCGGTGAACTACGGCGCGGCGCTCGTGCAACGGCGTAGCATCGTGCGGGAACAGGTCGAGCGCCGTGCGGCCGAGGACCTGGCGCTGCAATCGTTGCGTGCCGATCTGGATAACGTCGAGCAAAACGAGGATGGCAGTTATGAGTTGACCATTTTCCTGGCGTCGCTCGATCAGAAGCGCGAGCTGTACGTGATGGGGCCATCGCTGCGAGCTTTCGTACAGGTCGATCGCAGTTGGCAGGCCATCCCCATCGCGGCGGCCGATCAGCAGGCCGACCAGGTGACAAAGATCGATGAGAAGCGTCTGTTTCGATTCACGTTTCGCCCCAACGTCGCCTCGTTCGATCAATTGATCAAGGGATATCTGCACATCCGCTTCATCAATTCGATGATCGTGGCCGAGCAGCCTGAGCCATCGAGCGATGTATTCGACCGCACGGATGACTATTACATCTATCTCCGCGCGCCCGGCGTTTCGGATGATGAAGTACGGCAGGCAAATCGCTGGTCGGACACCACGCTGGTGCCGCGCTGGATCCCCATGAAGGCGCATTAG